Proteins encoded together in one bacterium window:
- the truA gene encoding tRNA pseudouridine(38-40) synthase TruA yields the protein MRNIRLTIEYDGTDYFGWQIQKRKSTVQGKIKKILERILEEKIRLIGAARTDSGVHALGQVANFKTRNEKLTTGSLNKALNSILPSDIVIKEVKEVPPRFHARYSAKSKIYRYQILKQLLPSALGRGFSWHIPQTLDWRKIREASKYFVGKYDFSPFSVTGSSRKNKQCTVKNFKIRKAKNLCILQIEADYFLYKMVRRIVGALIEVGRGKIEPEYIRALLNGKASTLRARTAPPHGLFLIKVKY from the coding sequence ATGCGAAACATAAGACTCACCATTGAATATGATGGAACAGACTATTTTGGCTGGCAAATCCAGAAGAGAAAATCTACAGTTCAGGGAAAGATAAAAAAAATTCTGGAAAGAATCCTGGAGGAAAAGATAAGACTGATAGGTGCAGCGCGCACAGATTCTGGAGTCCATGCTCTTGGCCAGGTTGCTAACTTCAAAACCAGAAATGAGAAGCTGACCACCGGTAGCCTTAATAAAGCATTAAACAGCATCCTTCCTTCGGATATCGTTATAAAAGAGGTTAAAGAAGTTCCCCCCAGGTTTCATGCCCGCTATAGTGCTAAGAGCAAAATATATCGCTACCAGATTCTGAAACAACTCTTGCCCTCAGCACTGGGGAGAGGATTCTCCTGGCATATTCCTCAAACTCTCGACTGGAGAAAAATAAGAGAAGCCAGTAAATATTTCGTCGGAAAATATGACTTTTCTCCATTTTCTGTCACAGGTTCGAGCAGAAAAAACAAACAATGCACCGTCAAAAATTTCAAGATTAGAAAAGCGAAGAACTTATGTATCTTACAAATTGAAGCCGATTACTTCCTCTACAAGATGGTAAGAAGGATAGTAGGAGCTCTGATTGAAGTGGGAAGGGGAAAAATCGAGCCAGAATATATAAGGGCATTGCTTAATGGGAAAGCCTCTACATTACGTGCCCGGACCGCTCCTCCCCATGGGCTTTTTCTGATAAAAGTAAAATACTAA
- a CDS encoding HEAT repeat domain-containing protein, translating to MKEKFKWFVLLLVLFFLGFLAFLQAQEKEIGPEIKSAMEELKSEEPGERRKAAETLGKLRDKASLPALIEALQDEDFGVRVNAADALGNLRDKSATPALIEALKDEHDGVRISVVVALGYIRDQESVLPLIESLTEDENEGVRISAAQVLGNLRDKRATPVLLEALKDEKGRIRAAAARSLGRLGDPEAGEALIEALQDEEVRVRLYASESLGILGVASAIEPLKELLEDEDARTRCATASALGKLGDKSGLDVALKELENEDIRIRTEALRALGYIGETTEPVVDGIKKALNDKNRSVQRVAEMVANQLRIEIKIEKEEKPESDQR from the coding sequence ATGAAAGAAAAGTTTAAATGGTTTGTGCTTCTGTTGGTCCTATTTTTTCTCGGCTTTCTGGCTTTTCTTCAGGCTCAGGAAAAAGAGATAGGGCCGGAAATCAAATCAGCTATGGAGGAGCTTAAGAGTGAGGAGCCTGGAGAAAGGAGGAAAGCAGCAGAGACCCTGGGCAAGTTGAGGGATAAGGCAAGTTTACCGGCATTGATTGAAGCTCTCCAGGATGAGGATTTTGGTGTGAGAGTAAATGCAGCAGATGCGTTGGGGAATCTGAGGGATAAGTCTGCTACTCCAGCCCTAATTGAGGCTTTGAAAGATGAGCACGATGGAGTTCGCATTAGTGTGGTTGTTGCTCTGGGTTATATTAGAGACCAGGAGAGCGTTCTGCCTTTAATTGAATCTTTAACAGAAGATGAGAATGAAGGGGTGCGCATAAGTGCAGCTCAGGTCCTGGGCAATTTACGAGATAAGAGAGCGACACCGGTTCTCCTGGAAGCTTTGAAAGATGAGAAGGGACGAATCCGCGCTGCGGCAGCCAGGTCCTTGGGCAGACTGGGTGACCCTGAGGCTGGCGAGGCTTTGATTGAAGCACTGCAGGATGAAGAAGTACGAGTGAGATTATATGCTTCTGAATCATTAGGAATTTTGGGAGTAGCAAGCGCAATTGAACCATTGAAAGAACTGTTAGAGGATGAAGACGCCAGGACTCGCTGTGCTACTGCCAGTGCCTTGGGAAAATTAGGCGATAAGTCAGGTCTTGATGTCGCGCTGAAAGAACTGGAAAACGAAGATATACGAATCAGGACAGAAGCATTAAGAGCATTGGGTTATATTGGAGAGACGACCGAACCTGTGGTTGATGGTATTAAGAAAGCTCTAAATGATAAGAATAGAAGTGTGCAAAGGGTTGCTGAGATGGTAGCAAATCAGCTCAGAATCGAAATAAAGATCGAAAAGGAGGAGAAACCCGAAAGTGACCAGCGCTAA